The following are from one region of the Etheostoma spectabile isolate EspeVRDwgs_2016 chromosome 2, UIUC_Espe_1.0, whole genome shotgun sequence genome:
- the LOC116698518 gene encoding NAD(P)(+)--arginine ADP-ribosyltransferase 1, with translation MTMMAVWAAVLMTYGVSIGIAKNYAELGKSRVPLDLAPNAVDDMYTGCKDKMEYRVKEYLVNEKNQDKNFTLAWSEAEKYYNKKWKRKKGKRPSTSLGKEQIMAIYVYTLDKPKIYLDFNDAVRTQKSKYKTTFRYHALHFFLTDALQTLNARKPEKERCLTGYRRVNGYFSQDLLNKVIRFGSFTSSSMGWYPSVERFGDKSCFKIVTCSGADVSLYSKLGESEREALIPPYEVFKVIKIETRSEQKSLPCEVVYRLKSVGITLSNLNCALF, from the exons ATGACAATGATGGCAGTTTGGGCAGCAGTGCTAATGACATATGGAGTCTCCATAGGAATTGCAAAG aactATGCAGAACTTGGGAAAAGTCGTGTTCCACTTGATTTAGCTCCAAATGCTGTTGATGACATGTACACTGGTTGCAAAGACAAGATGGAGTACAGAGTTAAGGAGTACCTGGTGAATGAGAAAAACCAGGACAAAAATTTCACCTTGGCATGGAGCGAAGCAGAGAAATACTACAACAAAAAATGGAAGCGTAAAAAGGGAAAGCGACCTTCCACATCTTTGGGAAAAGAACAGATTATGGCTATTTATGTTTATACCTTAGACAAGCCAAAAATATACCTTGATTTCAATGATGCAGTTCGTACACAGAAATCTAAGTACAAGACCACATTTAGATATCACGCACTTCACTTTTTCCTGACCGATGCGCTCCAAACTCTTAACGCTCGCAAACCTGAAAAGGAAAGATGTCTCACTGGCTACCGCAGAGTCAACGGCTACTTTAGCCAAGATCTTCTCAACAAGGTGATTCGCTTTGGCTCTTTTACCTCCAGCTCAATGGGTTGGTACCCCAGCGTTGAAAGATTTGGAGACAAATCATGCTTTAAGATAGTGACATGCTCTGGAGCAGACGTCTCTCTGTACTCTAAGCTCGGGGAATCAGAGCGAGAAGCCCTGATTCCTCCTTATGAGGTCTTTAAAGTCATAAAGATTGAGACTAGATCTGAACAGAAAAGTCTTCCATGTGAGGTGGTCTATAGACTGAAAAGTGTGGGAATAACTCTCTCAAATTTGAATTGTGCACTTTTCTGA
- the ftr84 gene encoding tripartite motif-containing protein 16, which produces MADSNFPLPPEDYCSLCVEALRDPATIPCGDTYCLECIKIYWDQFDHMGVYSCPQCRATFTPRPMLRRNLPDVKHELRHQEARKELTPFPYMHRESFCDFCIGHRKKAIKSCLMCLASYCETHVKPHYESSTFKRHKLVDETGHLDRKICPQHEKGLEVFCRSDQMCICVLCTVREHRGHNITSAEEERIEKQKVLVVTQSEVQHIIQERMKELQELKHNVDVLKSGAQRAQAESDKTFHEMLQAVERWKAEIHQMIMANIQAAMSQAEGYVDRLQQEILELQRRDAELRQILETEDNIHFLQNFPTLCIPPEAMVPKVLINPQFSFGEICKTATEMKEHLDDICKKEMSKMSKTVSETPVYILLPRNGDERLKVPSRIVFQEPQSRTDFLKYSCKMSFNPNTVYKELVLSDGNQRVTRKKTVQFYPDHPERFEGFCQVLCKEPLTGFRFYWEAEWSGEFSIGVAYKSISRKGKNSHSLLGYNDKSWIILCSDSGYSAWHNKVERDLPEAPKATRIGVYLDYAGNTVAYYSISKTMELIHRFKAKFNEPLYAGFGVGSSVTLCQLKQNPTPEDLL; this is translated from the exons ATGGCTGATTCTAATTTCCCTTTACCACCAGAAGATTACTGTTCACTGTGTGTGGAGGCATTGAGAGACCCTGCGACCATCCCCTGTGGTGACACCTACTGCCTGGAGTGCATCAAGATCTATTGGGACCAGTTTGACCACATGGGTGTGTACAGCTGCCCACAGTGCCGCGCAACCTTCACACCACGGCCCATGCTGAGACGCAATCTGCCAGACGTGAAACACGAGCTACGGCATCAGGAAGCCAGGAAAGAGCTCACTCCGTTCCCTTACATGCACCGTGAATCCTTTTGCGATTTCTGCATAGGCCATCGCAAAAAGGCCATTAAGTCATGCCTCATGTGCCTGGCCTCCTACTGCGAAACGCACGTCAAGCCACATTATGAGTCGTCCACCTTTAAGAGACACAAGCTGGTGGATGAGACGGGCCACCTGGACAGGAAGATCTGCCCCCAGCATGAGAAAGGCCTGGAGGTGTTCTGTCGCTCTGACCagatgtgcatctgtgtgttgtGCACCGTCAGAGAGCATCGCGGCCACAACATTACTTCAGCTGAAGAAGAGCGCATTGAAAAACAA AAAGTGCTAGTGGTCACCCAGTCTGAAGTCCAGCACATCATTCAGGAGAGGATGAAGGAGCTGCAGGAGCTCAAACACAATGTGGATGTTCTCAAA AGTGGTGCTCAGCGAGCACAGGCAGAAAGTGATAAGACATTCCACGAAATGCTGCAGGCAGTGGAGCGCTGGAAGGCTGAAATCCATCAGATGATAATGGCCAACATTCAGGCAGCGATGTCGCAGGCTGAGGGCTACGTGGACCGTCTGCAGCAGGAGATCCTGGAGCTACAGCGCAGAGATGCAGAGCTACGGCAGATCCTCGAAACAGAGGACAACATTCACTTTTTGCAG AACTTTCCGACCCTGTGCATTCCTCCTGAGGCCATGGTGCCTAAAGTGCTAATCAACCCTCAGTTCTCCTTTGGAGAGATATGCAAGACAGCCACAGAGATGAAGGAACATCTGGACGACATCTGTAAGAAGGAAATGAGCAAAATGTCCAAGACAG TTAGTGAAACCCCTGTGTACATACTTTTGCCAAGAAATGGAGATGAACGACTCAAAG TTCCTTCCAGAATTGTTTTTCAGGAGCCACAGTCTAGGACAGACTTCTTAAAAT ACTCCTGCAAGATGTCCTTCAATCCAAACACAGTCTACAAAGAGCTGGTCCTGTCTGAcgggaaccagagggtcacaCGTAAGAAAACAGTCCAGTTTTACCCAGATCATCCAGAACGCTTTGAAGGCTTCTGCCAGGTGCTGTGCAAGGAGCCTCTGACTGGTTTTAGGTTTTACTGGGAGGCAGAGTGGAGCGGGGAGTTTTCCATCGGGGTGGCCTACAAGAGCATCAGTCGCAAAGGGAAGAATTCGCACAGCCTGCTGGGCTACAATGACAAGTCTTGGATTATCCTCTGCTCAGACTCAGGCTACTCTGCCTGGCACAATAAAGTAGAACGGGACCTTCCTGAAGCTCCCAAGGCCACACGAATTGGTGTGTACCTGGATTATGCAGGCAACACTGTGGCATATTACTCAATATCAAAGACCATGGAGCTTATCCACAGATTCAAAGCTAAGTTTAATGAGCCTTTGTATGCAGGTTTTGGTGTGGGCTCCTCTGTTACCCTGTGCCAGCTGAAGCAGAATCCCACGCCTGAAGATTTATTGTAA